The following coding sequences are from one Arthrobacter sp. PvP023 window:
- a CDS encoding universal stress protein, which translates to MGRDQVHPSRDDDGGSAAPEGIVVGVDGSDHSQCALVWAAREAERRHRPLHIVTAYSVPIFAASGLDGGYATVDDSVIREGAEAILKQALDKVAPYDIDVDASVENGDASGVLLEMSETAELLVFGTRGRGGFVGRLLGSVSSALPAHAKCPTVTVPLICADRLGETTDDKHVKAEQAKSGHQPVENVVVVGVDGSEQARIAVLEAADQAIRLGAPLRVVCAVPQYSGSLAWVPAPMDREALFADIRVQLDAGVAWLKSHYPKLNVETRIVDGSPIDVLVEASRHVELVVVGTRGRGGFTGMLLGSTSDGILHHAKGPVLVVPDRDDPRLADRPSFGPMLGAA; encoded by the coding sequence ATGGGCCGAGATCAGGTGCACCCGTCAAGGGATGACGACGGCGGTTCTGCCGCCCCCGAGGGGATTGTGGTGGGCGTGGACGGTTCCGACCACAGCCAGTGCGCCCTCGTCTGGGCCGCCCGGGAAGCTGAGCGCCGGCATCGCCCCCTGCATATCGTGACCGCATACTCCGTGCCGATCTTCGCAGCGTCCGGCCTGGACGGCGGCTATGCCACCGTGGACGACTCGGTGATCCGCGAAGGTGCGGAGGCAATCCTCAAGCAGGCCCTGGACAAGGTGGCCCCCTACGACATCGACGTGGACGCTTCCGTGGAGAACGGCGACGCCTCCGGTGTGTTGCTGGAAATGTCCGAAACCGCCGAGCTGCTGGTATTCGGCACCCGCGGCCGGGGCGGCTTCGTCGGCAGGCTCCTTGGCTCGGTCAGCAGCGCACTCCCGGCACACGCGAAGTGCCCCACGGTCACCGTGCCGTTGATCTGCGCGGACCGCCTGGGCGAGACCACCGACGACAAGCACGTCAAAGCCGAACAGGCCAAGTCCGGGCACCAGCCGGTGGAAAACGTTGTTGTAGTGGGCGTTGACGGTTCCGAGCAGGCCCGGATTGCCGTCCTGGAGGCCGCGGACCAGGCCATACGCCTCGGAGCACCGCTTCGTGTTGTGTGCGCCGTGCCGCAATACAGCGGTTCACTGGCGTGGGTCCCTGCGCCCATGGACCGGGAGGCCCTGTTTGCCGACATCCGCGTCCAGCTCGACGCCGGTGTGGCCTGGCTGAAGAGCCACTACCCCAAGCTGAACGTGGAGACCCGCATCGTGGACGGTTCCCCCATCGACGTGCTGGTTGAAGCCAGCCGGCACGTGGAACTGGTGGTAGTGGGAACGCGCGGCCGCGGCGGCTTCACCGGAATGCTGCTGGGCTCGACGTCGGACGGAATCCTGCACCATGCCAAGGGCCCGGTACTGGTGGTTCCGGACCGGGACGACCCGCGGCTCGCGGACCGTCCCAGCTTTGGGCCCATGCTCGGCGCAGCGTAA
- a CDS encoding NAD(P)-binding protein has translation MPIYGGTEQTTTVIIGSGLPGLAIASELRRRGVDSITVDALETLGGIQSANTVSLPRCDAPNSATLQERNEILRHLRNYASSHNLDIRNNTRAVQLNLLGTGLSEPPVHQWAVHTPDGVLLAHHIVLTRGAHSQLRRMLADLGLALGQNLAAAMRAIGMYLVGVGELITPTPKEVLRQAKVVGQAISAKVYPDSVPSVLTGSFAALPAPALLN, from the coding sequence ATGCCAATTTATGGTGGGACCGAGCAGACCACTACGGTGATCATCGGCTCAGGGCTTCCGGGTCTGGCGATCGCCAGCGAGCTCCGGCGGCGCGGCGTGGACTCAATCACCGTGGATGCGCTCGAAACCTTGGGCGGAATCCAGTCCGCCAATACCGTGTCCCTGCCGCGCTGTGACGCGCCGAACTCAGCGACCTTGCAGGAGCGGAACGAAATCCTGCGGCACCTCAGGAACTACGCCAGCAGCCACAACCTGGACATCCGCAACAACACCCGCGCCGTCCAATTGAACCTGCTGGGCACCGGCCTCTCCGAGCCTCCCGTGCACCAGTGGGCCGTCCACACGCCGGACGGCGTCCTGCTGGCACACCACATTGTCCTGACCCGGGGAGCGCACAGCCAGCTGCGCCGTATGCTCGCGGACCTGGGGCTGGCACTGGGGCAAAACCTGGCGGCCGCCATGCGGGCCATCGGAATGTACCTCGTGGGCGTCGGGGAACTCATCACTCCCACACCCAAGGAAGTGCTCCGCCAGGCCAAGGTTGTGGGGCAGGCAATTTCCGCCAAGGTCTATCCGGACAGTGTCCCGTCAGTGCTCACCGGAAGCTTCGCCGCACTGCCGGCCCCGGCCCTGCTGAACTGA